A genome region from Arthrobacter sp. SLBN-100 includes the following:
- a CDS encoding MFS transporter: MLSVLQNVSYRRLFAAQIVALIGTGLLTVALGLLAYDLAGSNAGAVLGTALTIKMLAYVGLAPVINALVTRWPKKRVLIGADLIRAAMALSLPFITEVWQIYVVIFLLQSASATFTPAFQSLIPTILREERDYTRALSLSRLAYDMEALVSPAAAALLLTVLSYNKLFIGTAAGFLFSALMVAITVLPRVPVPAGPQTSLWHRTTLGARIFWRNRRLRSLLALNLVVAAPTALVLVNTVVYVRDVLHRPDTDLALALACFGVGSMIVALSAPGVLDRLGDRAVMLTGAALIPVVLAGAAALTLLGVPGTGWWLLLGLWFLLGAANSTILTPSSRLLRDASTEETRPYVFTTQFSLSHACYVLTYPLAGWLGAAAGLGWAALALTIIAMIGSAAAFLSWPRHDRAEAIEEAGKEQSVEQSAAQRTPRRT, translated from the coding sequence ATGTTGTCGGTTCTGCAGAATGTCAGCTACCGGAGGCTTTTCGCCGCTCAGATTGTGGCGCTGATCGGCACCGGGCTGCTGACCGTTGCCTTGGGCCTTCTGGCCTATGACCTCGCCGGAAGTAATGCCGGCGCAGTGCTCGGCACCGCGTTGACGATCAAGATGCTGGCCTACGTCGGTCTGGCCCCGGTGATCAATGCCCTGGTGACGCGATGGCCGAAGAAGCGTGTCCTGATCGGCGCGGATCTGATCCGGGCGGCGATGGCCCTGAGTCTGCCGTTCATCACCGAGGTGTGGCAGATCTACGTGGTGATCTTCCTGCTGCAGTCTGCCTCCGCGACCTTCACCCCGGCGTTCCAGTCACTCATCCCGACCATCCTTCGGGAGGAACGGGACTACACCCGGGCGTTATCGCTGTCCCGGCTGGCGTATGACATGGAAGCGCTGGTCAGTCCCGCGGCCGCGGCGCTGCTGCTGACGGTGCTGAGCTACAACAAACTCTTCATCGGGACCGCCGCCGGGTTCCTGTTCTCTGCCCTGATGGTCGCCATCACAGTCCTGCCCCGGGTTCCGGTGCCCGCTGGGCCCCAGACTTCACTGTGGCACCGTACCACCCTCGGTGCCAGGATCTTTTGGCGGAACCGGCGGCTGCGGTCACTGCTGGCCCTGAACCTGGTGGTTGCCGCACCCACGGCGCTGGTGCTGGTCAACACGGTGGTGTACGTCCGGGACGTGCTGCACCGCCCGGACACCGACCTGGCCCTGGCTCTCGCGTGTTTCGGGGTGGGTTCGATGATCGTTGCGCTGTCCGCGCCCGGGGTGCTCGACCGATTGGGGGACCGCGCGGTGATGCTCACGGGCGCGGCACTCATCCCAGTCGTCCTCGCCGGCGCTGCCGCGCTGACCCTGCTCGGGGTTCCCGGAACCGGGTGGTGGCTGCTGCTGGGCTTGTGGTTCCTGCTCGGCGCGGCGAACTCCACGATCCTGACCCCGTCGTCCCGGCTGCTACGCGACGCCTCTACGGAGGAGACCCGCCCTTACGTTTTCACCACCCAGTTTTCGCTTTCCCACGCCTGCTATGTCCTCACCTACCCGCTGGCCGGGTGGCTGGGTGCCGCTGCCGGTTTGGGCTGGGCGGCGCTGGCGCTGACAATTATTGCGATGATAGGCAGTGCAGCAGCATTCCTGTCCTGGCCCCGACACGACCGAGCCGAGGCCATCGAAGAGGCAGGGAAGGAACAGAGCGTTGAGCAGTCAGCCGCACAGCGTACCCCGCGACGCACCTGA
- a CDS encoding zinc-dependent metalloprotease — MTSNPLNPSNGDDTPKDPLTEMLQNLMGGKGMENFDPAELAKAAGLPNDPNLLAQMFSQVQAMMSAPSEGPVNWQLAHENARRVAAASADPSVTSQQSREVDEALRLAELWLDPVTDLPATGLIGRAWSRAEWVEATLGTWKRLTEPVANSIANALSSAMTEQMPEEMKSMMGGASSMLQNMGGAIFGMQLGQAIGALSQDVVSSTDIGVPLADLEMALLPLNIAAFGEGLSLPENDIRLFLAVREAAHARLFVQVPWLRGHLLGAIEAYARGIHIDTSRIEELARDLDPSNPEGIQEALSQGVFMPQRTPAQDQALEKLETALALVEGWVDELTAAATEKLLPSAGALRETVRRRRATGGPAEHAFAALVGLELRPRRLRDAATLWATLKEERGIEGRDAIWQHPDLLPTAEDLDDPKGFSGRRKLAEASDSEVDDALQKLLSGGFDESPSAGTEEPDDGTAGGGQADGGANQGQDDQNGEDGGPKS; from the coding sequence ATGACCTCCAACCCACTTAATCCGTCCAACGGCGACGACACCCCCAAGGACCCGTTGACCGAGATGCTGCAAAACCTGATGGGCGGCAAGGGGATGGAGAATTTCGACCCCGCCGAACTGGCCAAGGCAGCCGGCCTTCCCAACGACCCGAATCTGCTGGCCCAGATGTTCTCCCAGGTGCAGGCCATGATGAGCGCACCGTCTGAAGGGCCAGTGAACTGGCAGCTTGCCCACGAGAATGCGCGGCGGGTTGCAGCGGCGAGTGCCGATCCGTCAGTCACCTCGCAGCAGTCCCGTGAAGTGGACGAAGCCCTTCGGCTCGCCGAACTGTGGCTCGATCCCGTGACGGACCTTCCCGCCACCGGCCTGATCGGCCGGGCGTGGTCCCGCGCAGAGTGGGTGGAGGCCACGCTTGGCACGTGGAAGCGGCTCACCGAGCCGGTGGCGAACAGCATCGCCAACGCACTCTCCTCGGCCATGACCGAACAGATGCCGGAAGAAATGAAGTCGATGATGGGCGGGGCCTCGTCCATGCTCCAGAACATGGGCGGCGCCATCTTCGGCATGCAGCTCGGACAGGCCATCGGCGCCCTCTCCCAGGACGTGGTCAGCTCCACCGACATCGGCGTGCCCCTGGCCGACCTTGAAATGGCACTGCTGCCCCTGAACATCGCCGCCTTCGGTGAAGGACTGTCCCTGCCTGAAAACGATATCCGGCTCTTCCTCGCCGTCAGGGAAGCTGCCCACGCAAGGCTCTTCGTGCAGGTCCCGTGGCTGCGCGGCCACCTGCTGGGCGCCATCGAGGCCTACGCCCGCGGCATCCACATCGACACGTCCCGCATTGAAGAACTGGCCCGAGACCTGGACCCCAGCAATCCCGAGGGCATCCAGGAGGCCTTGTCGCAGGGCGTATTCATGCCGCAGCGGACTCCTGCGCAGGACCAGGCACTGGAGAAGCTGGAGACGGCGCTGGCCCTCGTGGAGGGCTGGGTGGACGAGCTCACGGCCGCGGCCACCGAGAAGCTGCTGCCCTCCGCCGGCGCGCTGCGGGAAACAGTGCGGCGCCGGCGGGCAACGGGCGGGCCGGCCGAGCACGCCTTCGCCGCCTTGGTGGGGCTGGAACTTCGTCCCCGCCGGCTGCGGGACGCCGCAACACTCTGGGCCACCTTGAAGGAAGAACGCGGCATCGAAGGCCGCGACGCGATCTGGCAGCACCCCGACCTCCTGCCCACCGCGGAGGACCTGGACGATCCGAAGGGTTTCAGCGGACGCCGCAAGCTGGCCGAGGCCAGTGACAGCGAAGTGGACGACGCCCTGCAGAAGTTGCTGAGCGGCGGGTTTGACGAGTCCCCGTCGGCCGGCACGGAAGAGCCCGACGACGGGACGGCCGGCGGCGGCCAGGCTGACGGCGGCGCCAACCAGGGCCAGGACGACCAGAATGGCGAGGACGGCGGGCCGAAAAGCTAA
- a CDS encoding hemolysin family protein, giving the protein MYEWIMLGIGLVLTVGTGFFVASEFALVNLDRNDLEARQAGGEKRLTPTIKALKITSTHLSGAQLGITLTTLLTGYTFEPAISSLLRAPLQAAGLPESLVPGVGAVVGIFTATVFSMVIGELVPKNFAMALPLATAKIVVPFQTVFTTVFKPVILLFNNTANRIIRSFGIEPKEELSGARSAEELSSLVRRSAMEGVLDADHAVLLHRTLRFSEHSAADVMTPRVRMTAVNAKDTAENIVSLATTTGFSRFPVIGEDRDDVLGVLHVKQAFAVALESRTTVAASELMIEPLRVPESMGVDSLLVLLRKQGLQVAIVSDEHGGTAGIVTLEDLVEEIVGELEDEHDRARTGVVRTGLSITFDASLRPDELLDRTGIAVPDGEEYDTLAGFVSDQLDRIPELGDEVIIEGGTLRVERVLGTHVERIRFTPDGLQEAPKSAHDRIIDDLTRELTHE; this is encoded by the coding sequence ATGTATGAATGGATCATGCTCGGCATCGGCCTTGTTCTCACGGTCGGTACCGGTTTCTTTGTTGCCTCCGAGTTCGCGCTGGTCAATCTGGACCGTAACGATCTTGAAGCCCGCCAGGCCGGCGGGGAAAAGCGCCTTACGCCCACGATCAAGGCGCTGAAAATCACCTCGACGCACCTTTCCGGCGCCCAGCTGGGAATTACGCTGACCACGCTGCTTACCGGTTACACGTTCGAGCCGGCGATCAGCTCCCTGCTCAGGGCCCCGCTGCAGGCCGCGGGCCTTCCCGAGTCCCTGGTGCCCGGTGTAGGCGCCGTCGTCGGCATTTTTACCGCGACGGTCTTCTCGATGGTGATCGGTGAGTTGGTGCCCAAGAACTTCGCCATGGCGCTACCGCTGGCGACGGCAAAAATAGTGGTCCCGTTCCAGACGGTCTTCACCACGGTGTTCAAACCCGTGATCCTGCTGTTCAACAACACAGCCAACCGCATCATCCGCTCGTTCGGCATTGAGCCGAAGGAAGAACTTTCCGGTGCCCGCAGTGCAGAGGAGCTCAGCTCGCTGGTGCGCCGGTCCGCCATGGAAGGTGTTCTCGATGCGGACCATGCGGTGCTGCTGCACCGGACCTTGCGTTTCTCGGAGCACTCCGCCGCGGACGTCATGACACCCCGGGTCCGGATGACCGCGGTGAACGCCAAGGACACTGCGGAGAATATCGTCTCCCTTGCCACGACCACCGGATTTTCCCGGTTCCCTGTCATCGGTGAGGACCGCGACGACGTGCTTGGTGTACTGCACGTCAAACAGGCTTTCGCCGTAGCACTGGAAAGCCGGACAACAGTCGCCGCTTCCGAGCTGATGATCGAGCCACTGCGGGTGCCCGAATCCATGGGCGTCGATTCACTGCTGGTCCTACTGCGCAAGCAGGGCCTGCAGGTCGCGATCGTGTCGGACGAGCACGGCGGAACCGCCGGCATCGTGACCCTTGAGGATCTCGTCGAAGAGATCGTCGGCGAGCTGGAGGACGAACATGACCGGGCCCGGACCGGCGTTGTCAGGACCGGACTCTCCATCACCTTTGATGCCTCCCTGCGGCCCGACGAGCTGCTGGACCGGACCGGAATCGCAGTCCCCGACGGCGAGGAATACGACACCCTGGCCGGCTTCGTCAGCGATCAACTCGACCGGATCCCGGAACTTGGCGATGAAGTCATCATCGAGGGTGGCACGCTCCGGGTGGAGCGGGTCCTGGGTACGCACGTGGAGAGGATCCGCTTCACCCCCGATGGTTTACAGGAAGCGCCCAAGAGTGCCCATGACCGCATCATCGATGACCTGACGCGGGAGCTGACCCATGAGTGA
- a CDS encoding cytochrome b/b6 domain-containing protein, translated as MSTPTKKPGAAAGKRSRLYWGVPAVLVALVLVVLIAKWLVGLPAVASFAADYPGHSELPAQAPEGFPAWLAWQHFLNAFFLLLIIRTGWQVRTTTRPSGHWTRNNKGLIKTKNPPTKISLELWFHLTLDALWILNGLVFAVLLFATGQWMRIVPTSWDVFPNALSAALQYASLDWPTENGWINYNALQLLTYFITVFIAAPLAFITGLRMSSAWPKKAAGLNKAYPIEWARAVHFPVMIYFVAFIVVHVFLVLATGALRNLNHMYGVRDDDGWFGFWVFLASVVVMAAGWFLARPIFLRPIASLMGKVSR; from the coding sequence ATGTCCACACCCACGAAGAAGCCTGGCGCCGCCGCGGGCAAGCGGTCCCGTCTCTATTGGGGTGTGCCCGCCGTCCTCGTGGCGCTGGTCCTGGTGGTGCTGATCGCCAAATGGCTGGTGGGGCTGCCCGCCGTCGCTTCCTTCGCAGCGGACTATCCGGGCCACTCTGAGCTTCCGGCTCAGGCACCGGAGGGGTTCCCGGCATGGTTGGCATGGCAGCACTTCCTGAATGCATTCTTCCTGCTGCTCATCATCCGGACCGGCTGGCAGGTGCGTACCACCACGCGTCCCAGCGGCCACTGGACCCGGAACAACAAGGGACTGATCAAAACCAAGAACCCGCCCACCAAGATCAGCCTTGAGCTCTGGTTCCACCTGACGCTGGATGCGCTGTGGATCCTGAACGGCCTGGTGTTCGCCGTCCTGCTGTTCGCCACCGGGCAGTGGATGCGGATCGTCCCCACCAGCTGGGACGTCTTCCCGAACGCCCTCTCGGCAGCCCTCCAGTACGCCTCTCTGGACTGGCCCACGGAGAACGGCTGGATCAACTACAACGCCCTCCAGCTCCTCACGTACTTCATCACGGTCTTCATCGCGGCTCCGCTGGCCTTCATTACCGGCCTGCGCATGTCCTCCGCCTGGCCCAAGAAGGCAGCCGGCCTCAACAAGGCATACCCCATTGAATGGGCCCGCGCCGTCCACTTCCCGGTAATGATCTACTTCGTGGCCTTCATTGTGGTGCACGTCTTCCTGGTCCTTGCCACCGGCGCCCTGCGCAACCTCAACCACATGTACGGCGTACGGGACGACGACGGCTGGTTCGGGTTCTGGGTGTTCCTCGCCTCGGTGGTGGTCATGGCAGCCGGCTGGTTCTTGGCCCGCCCCATCTTCCTGCGGCCGATTGCGTCCCTGATGGGCAAGGTCAGCCGCTAA
- a CDS encoding UPF0182 family membrane protein, which yields MSTGKPPSRRGALTPTLIVVALVVVGFIFFANVWTDVLWYRQLGFIEVFVTENLARIGIFVTGFAVMFLAVFFAIRIAYQSRPVYAPDSEIRDNLNRYQAQLEPVRRVVMVGLPVLFGLFAGSAAASQWQKVLLFFNQEPFGQQDPQFNLDISFYLMTLPFLGFVTGFLISVVVIAGIAGILTHYLYGSIRLMERGVFTSRAAQIHIAVTGAAFLVLLGINFWLDRYSAVQSNGGRWAGALYTDVNAVIPTKAILAVAAALVAILFIVAAVIGRWRLPVIGTAMLVITSILAGGVYPWVIQQFQVRPSEETLEKQYIQRNIDNTRKAYGLDAIQVSRYNATNTASTGALAPDAQTTANIRLLDPNLISDAFSQLEQYRPYYQFPDALNVDRYKVDGKIQDTVIAVRELNPTNVATNQQGWLNQHVVYTHGYGVVAAKGNKFTVDGKPDFLQSGIPSTGVLGDDSKYQPRIYFGESSPEYSIVGAPDGAPAREQDRPSGREGEGETQYTFEGNGGPNVGTFFNRVLYSIKFQSSDMLLSDGVNAESQILYDRNPRERVEKVAPYLTVDGNAYPAVVDGRVKWIVDGYTTSQYYPYSQQEQLSNATEDTQTTSGRAVALPNSTVNYIRNSVKATVDAYDGSVTLYAWDDQDPLLKSWQKVFPSSLKPFSEMSGDVMSHVRYPEDLFKVQRQLLGQYHVTDPSSFYKTNDAWSVPADPTVDTDVKQPPFYMSLQMPDQEEPAFQLTSSYIPQIVNGNARNVLYGFLAADSDAGNQAGVKADSYGKLRLLQIPPEIQVPGPGQAQNKFNSDPTVSQALNLLRQGASDVLNGNLLTLPVGGGILYVQPVYLKSTGETSYPTLQRVLVAFGDKVGFAPTLDEALKQLFGGDSGAAAGDSDNNGQAPAGPATPATPAGADAKAELKAALDEANAAMQAGQAALAAGDFTAYGEAQKRIAAALKKAVDAEAKIPVIAPEATPAPASTATPETTPSPSPSS from the coding sequence ATGTCCACAGGTAAACCCCCTTCAAGACGCGGCGCGCTGACGCCCACGCTGATCGTTGTTGCCCTGGTGGTTGTGGGCTTCATCTTCTTCGCAAACGTCTGGACCGATGTCCTCTGGTACCGCCAGCTCGGCTTCATCGAAGTGTTCGTCACCGAGAACCTGGCCAGGATCGGCATCTTCGTGACCGGATTCGCCGTGATGTTCCTGGCGGTCTTCTTCGCCATCCGCATCGCATACCAGTCCCGTCCGGTCTACGCACCGGACTCTGAAATCCGCGACAACCTCAACCGTTACCAGGCACAGCTGGAACCGGTCCGCCGCGTGGTGATGGTGGGCCTGCCTGTCCTTTTCGGACTGTTCGCCGGCAGCGCCGCCGCCAGCCAGTGGCAGAAGGTCCTCCTTTTCTTCAACCAGGAGCCCTTCGGCCAGCAGGACCCACAATTTAACCTGGATATCAGCTTCTACCTGATGACCCTGCCGTTCCTCGGTTTCGTCACCGGGTTCCTGATCAGCGTGGTGGTTATCGCCGGAATTGCCGGAATCCTCACCCACTATCTGTACGGCAGCATCAGGCTGATGGAGCGGGGCGTCTTCACCAGCCGTGCCGCCCAGATCCACATCGCCGTCACGGGCGCTGCCTTCCTGGTGCTCCTGGGCATCAACTTTTGGCTGGACCGTTACTCCGCGGTTCAGAGTAACGGCGGACGCTGGGCCGGCGCGCTCTACACGGACGTCAACGCCGTCATCCCCACCAAGGCCATCCTGGCGGTGGCAGCCGCGCTGGTTGCCATCCTCTTCATCGTGGCAGCGGTCATCGGCCGCTGGCGCCTGCCCGTCATCGGAACCGCGATGCTGGTCATCACGTCCATCCTGGCCGGCGGTGTCTACCCCTGGGTGATCCAGCAGTTCCAGGTCCGCCCGTCAGAAGAGACACTGGAAAAGCAATACATCCAGCGCAATATCGACAACACGCGCAAAGCCTATGGACTCGATGCCATCCAGGTGAGCCGCTATAACGCCACCAACACCGCCAGTACCGGTGCCCTCGCCCCGGATGCCCAGACCACGGCAAACATCCGCCTGCTCGACCCAAACCTGATTTCGGACGCATTCTCCCAGCTGGAACAGTACCGGCCGTACTACCAGTTCCCGGACGCCCTCAACGTGGACCGCTACAAAGTGGACGGCAAGATCCAGGACACAGTGATCGCTGTCCGTGAACTGAACCCCACCAACGTGGCCACCAATCAGCAGGGCTGGCTGAACCAGCACGTGGTGTACACCCACGGTTACGGCGTGGTGGCCGCCAAGGGCAACAAGTTCACCGTGGACGGCAAGCCGGACTTCCTGCAGTCAGGCATTCCGTCAACGGGCGTGCTGGGCGATGATTCGAAGTACCAGCCCCGGATCTACTTCGGCGAGTCCTCGCCCGAATACTCTATTGTGGGCGCACCGGACGGAGCCCCTGCCCGTGAGCAGGACAGGCCGTCCGGCCGAGAAGGGGAGGGGGAGACCCAGTACACCTTCGAAGGCAACGGCGGACCCAACGTTGGAACTTTCTTCAACCGGGTGCTGTACTCCATCAAGTTCCAGTCCTCGGACATGCTGCTCTCTGACGGCGTCAACGCCGAGTCCCAAATCCTGTACGACCGCAATCCGCGTGAGCGCGTGGAGAAAGTTGCCCCCTACCTGACGGTGGATGGCAATGCCTACCCGGCTGTGGTGGACGGGCGCGTGAAGTGGATCGTGGACGGCTACACCACCAGCCAGTACTACCCCTACTCGCAGCAGGAACAGCTTTCCAACGCCACCGAGGACACCCAGACCACCTCGGGACGTGCCGTGGCCCTGCCCAACAGCACGGTCAACTACATCCGGAACTCGGTCAAAGCCACGGTGGATGCGTACGACGGTTCGGTCACCCTCTACGCCTGGGATGACCAGGACCCGCTGCTGAAGTCCTGGCAGAAGGTGTTCCCCTCATCGCTGAAGCCGTTCTCGGAAATGTCCGGCGACGTGATGAGCCACGTCCGCTACCCGGAGGACCTGTTCAAGGTCCAGCGCCAGCTCCTGGGGCAGTACCACGTTACGGACCCCTCCAGCTTCTACAAGACCAATGACGCCTGGAGCGTGCCGGCGGATCCCACCGTGGACACGGATGTCAAGCAGCCGCCGTTCTACATGTCGCTGCAGATGCCGGACCAGGAGGAGCCTGCCTTCCAGCTGACGTCCTCGTACATTCCGCAGATCGTCAACGGAAACGCCCGCAACGTCCTTTATGGGTTCCTGGCTGCCGACTCGGACGCCGGCAACCAGGCTGGCGTGAAAGCCGACAGCTACGGCAAGCTGCGGCTGCTGCAGATCCCGCCGGAGATCCAGGTCCCCGGACCCGGCCAGGCCCAGAACAAGTTCAACTCTGATCCCACTGTGTCCCAGGCCCTCAACCTGCTCCGCCAGGGCGCCTCGGACGTGCTGAACGGCAACCTGCTGACGCTTCCTGTCGGCGGCGGCATCCTCTACGTCCAGCCGGTCTACCTCAAGTCCACCGGCGAGACGTCCTACCCCACGTTGCAGCGCGTCCTGGTGGCCTTCGGCGACAAGGTTGGTTTTGCCCCAACCCTGGACGAGGCCCTGAAGCAGCTCTTCGGAGGAGACTCCGGGGCCGCCGCCGGAGACTCGGACAACAACGGGCAGGCGCCGGCGGGCCCGGCTACACCTGCCACGCCGGCAGGAGCAGATGCGAAGGCTGAGCTGAAGGCGGCGCTGGACGAAGCGAACGCGGCGATGCAGGCCGGGCAGGCAGCACTGGCTGCCGGCGATTTCACGGCCTACGGTGAGGCGCAGAAGCGGATTGCAGCCGCCCTCAAGAAGGCGGTGGATGCAGAGGCGAAGATCCCGGTGATCGCGCCCGAGGCCACCCCGGCTCCGGCGTCGACGGCAACCCCGGAAACCACACCGTCGCCCTCGCCGAGCAGCTGA
- a CDS encoding YlbL family protein, whose translation MMVAGVAALGLGIAVGTLPVPYVVESPGPTFNTLGQSQGSPVISVTGRDTYPAAGNLDLTTVYVDGGPNGPVSFLGAFSAWLDSSKAVYPVEMIYPKGTSKEEAQEQSSVAMTTSQENAVASALNELDISFGQQLQAAGLSDGSAAAGKIEPGDILKTVNGKEITSLAVIQEELAAGKGAPATVVVERAGREVSQSITPKDNGEGRFILGVMLKYLFTFPFDVKISLDKVGGPSAGLMFSLGIIDTVTPGDLTGGKHFAGTGTISPDGTVGPIGGIGQKMQGARAGGATVFLAPAANCGEVVGHVPAGLQVVKVENLAEARDAVELAGSGQDTSGLPACTTN comes from the coding sequence ATGATGGTGGCCGGGGTGGCGGCGCTTGGCCTGGGAATCGCCGTGGGCACCCTGCCGGTGCCCTATGTTGTTGAATCGCCCGGCCCCACCTTCAACACCCTGGGCCAGAGCCAGGGAAGCCCGGTCATCAGCGTCACGGGCCGGGATACTTATCCCGCGGCGGGAAACCTTGACCTGACCACCGTCTATGTAGACGGCGGCCCCAATGGGCCGGTGAGTTTCCTGGGGGCTTTCTCTGCGTGGCTTGACAGTTCCAAAGCGGTGTATCCCGTGGAAATGATCTATCCCAAGGGGACCAGCAAGGAAGAGGCGCAGGAGCAGAGCTCGGTGGCCATGACCACCTCGCAGGAGAATGCGGTGGCGTCCGCCCTCAATGAGCTGGACATTTCCTTCGGGCAACAGCTGCAGGCCGCAGGCCTGTCCGACGGTTCCGCCGCGGCCGGAAAGATTGAACCGGGTGACATCCTCAAGACGGTCAACGGCAAGGAGATCACCTCCCTGGCCGTCATCCAGGAGGAACTGGCGGCAGGCAAGGGTGCGCCCGCCACCGTGGTGGTGGAACGGGCTGGCCGGGAAGTCAGCCAGTCCATTACGCCCAAGGACAACGGCGAAGGGCGTTTCATCCTGGGCGTGATGCTCAAATACCTGTTCACCTTCCCCTTTGACGTGAAGATCTCGCTGGACAAAGTGGGCGGGCCCAGCGCCGGGCTCATGTTCTCGCTCGGCATTATCGACACCGTCACCCCGGGCGACCTGACCGGCGGCAAGCACTTTGCCGGGACGGGAACCATTTCCCCGGACGGCACTGTCGGACCCATCGGCGGCATCGGGCAGAAGATGCAGGGGGCACGGGCCGGGGGAGCCACTGTGTTCCTTGCCCCCGCTGCCAACTGCGGGGAAGTGGTGGGCCATGTCCCGGCTGGCCTGCAGGTGGTCAAGGTTGAGAACCTCGCAGAGGCGAGGGACGCCGTCGAACTTGCCGGTTCCGGCCAGGACACGTCCGGCCTCCCGGCGTGCACAACCAACTAG
- a CDS encoding ArsR/SmtB family transcription factor, producing the protein MSSQPHSVPRDAPEKPSLVHPVTPGPELLESAAGTLRMLAEPTRLHLLWQLVQGPQTVTELTAGVGVPRTVVSQHLAKLRLSGLVDTRKDGRHVIYSLHDGHLVRLIRETINHADHRITGEPTHD; encoded by the coding sequence TTGAGCAGTCAGCCGCACAGCGTACCCCGCGACGCACCTGAGAAACCGTCCCTGGTTCACCCGGTAACGCCAGGGCCGGAGCTTCTGGAATCAGCTGCCGGCACGCTGCGGATGCTCGCCGAACCGACCCGCCTGCACCTGCTGTGGCAGCTCGTGCAGGGCCCGCAGACCGTCACCGAGCTCACGGCAGGTGTTGGAGTGCCGCGGACGGTGGTCAGCCAGCACCTGGCCAAACTCCGTCTCAGCGGATTGGTGGACACGCGCAAAGACGGCCGCCACGTCATCTACTCCCTCCACGACGGGCACCTCGTGCGGCTCATCCGCGAAACCATTAACCACGCCGACCACCGCATCACCGGCGAACCCACCCACGATTAG
- a CDS encoding hemolysin family protein, producing MSEYLPGIIWLVVLLVVNAFFVGAEFAVISARRSQIEPKAEAGSKAAKTTLWAMEHATLMLATSQLGITVCSLVILNVSEPAIHHLLEIPLGLTSLSAEVIGIIAFATALLLVTFLHVVLGEMVPKNISFSVPTRAALILAPPLVMVARIFKPVIWTLNSIANSVLRLFRVEPKDEATSAYTLDEVANIVEQSTRDGMLTDTSGTLTAAFEFTAKTVADVEVPISQMVLLPEAATPAEIQRAVAEHGYSRYILTDDDGDPTGYLHLKDVMDLTTPEKFTRPVPAKRIRRLASAYSGADLEDALATMRRTGAHVARVFDAQGNTTGVLFLEDIIEELVGEVQDATSA from the coding sequence ATGAGTGAATATCTTCCCGGCATCATCTGGCTGGTGGTGCTCCTGGTGGTCAATGCGTTCTTCGTCGGCGCTGAATTCGCTGTCATTTCGGCCCGCCGTTCCCAGATTGAGCCCAAAGCCGAGGCTGGCAGCAAGGCTGCGAAGACCACCTTGTGGGCCATGGAGCATGCCACGCTGATGCTGGCCACCAGCCAGTTGGGTATTACCGTCTGCTCACTGGTGATCCTGAACGTCTCAGAACCAGCCATTCACCACCTGCTGGAAATCCCGCTGGGACTGACGTCCCTCTCGGCCGAGGTCATCGGGATCATCGCTTTCGCCACGGCACTGCTGCTGGTGACGTTCCTGCATGTGGTTCTCGGAGAGATGGTCCCCAAGAACATCTCCTTCTCGGTGCCCACGCGGGCCGCCCTGATCCTGGCCCCGCCGCTGGTGATGGTCGCGCGGATTTTCAAGCCCGTCATCTGGACTTTAAATTCCATTGCGAACTCCGTCCTGCGGCTTTTCCGGGTGGAACCCAAGGACGAGGCCACCAGTGCCTACACTTTGGATGAGGTGGCGAATATTGTGGAGCAGTCCACCCGCGACGGGATGCTCACGGATACCAGCGGAACCCTGACCGCGGCGTTCGAGTTCACCGCCAAGACAGTGGCCGATGTGGAGGTACCGATCTCCCAGATGGTGCTCCTGCCCGAAGCGGCGACTCCGGCTGAGATCCAGCGCGCCGTGGCGGAGCACGGGTACTCGCGTTACATCCTCACAGATGACGACGGCGACCCTACCGGTTATCTGCACCTCAAGGACGTTATGGACCTGACGACCCCGGAGAAGTTCACCCGGCCCGTGCCGGCCAAGCGGATCCGGCGCCTCGCCTCGGCATACAGCGGCGCCGATCTGGAGGACGCGCTGGCAACCATGCGCCGCACTGGTGCGCACGTGGCCAGGGTCTTCGATGCCCAGGGCAACACCACCGGGGTGCTCTTCCTGGAAGACATCATTGAAGAACTTGTCGGCGAAGTGCAGGACGCCACCAGCGCCTGA